One window from the genome of Oryza glaberrima chromosome 3, OglaRS2, whole genome shotgun sequence encodes:
- the LOC127766587 gene encoding plasma membrane ATPase 1-like isoform X1, with amino-acid sequence MAEDKGGLDAVLKESVDLENIPIEEVFQNLKCSRQGLTSEEAQLRLQLFGPNKLEEKEESKFLKFLGFMWNPLSWVMEAAAIMAIALANGGGKPPDWQDFVGIITLLLINSTISFIEENNAGNAAAALMARLAPKAKVLRNGSWTEEEAAILVPGDIISIKLGDIIPADARLLEGDPLKIDQSALTGESLPATKGPGDGVYSGSTVKQGEIEAVVIATGVHTFFGKAAHLVDSTNQVGHFQKVLTAIGNFCICSIAVGMFVEIIVMYPIQHRPYRPGIDNLLVLLIGGIPIAMPTVLSVTMAIGSHRLSQQGAITKRMTAIEEMAGMDVLCSDKTGTLTLNKLTVDKNLIEVFERGVTQDQVILMAARASRTENQDAIDTAIVGMLADPKEARAGIQEVHFLPFNPTDKRTALTYIDSDGKMYRVSKGAPEQILNLAHNKTQIERRVHAVIDKFAERGLRSLAVAYQEVPDGRKESPGGPWRFVALLPLFDPPRHDSAETIRRALNLGVNVKMITGDQLAIGKETGRRLGMGTNMYPSSALLGQNKDESVAALPVDDLIEKADGFAGVFPGMYAINCRIKTKWLKVTKKNITVKSSLFSEHKYEIVKRLQARKHICGMTGDGVNDAPALKKADIGIAVADATDAARSASDIVLTEPGLSVIISAVLTSRAIFQRMKNYTIYAVSITIRIVFGFMLLALIWEFDFPPFMVLIIAILNDGTIMTISKDRVKPSPLPDSWKLAEIFTTGVVLGGYLAMMTVIFFWAAYKTNFFPRIFHVESLEKTAQDDYQKLASAVYLQVSTISQALIFVTRSRSWSFIERPGFLLVFAFFVAQLIATLIAVYANWAFTSIKGIGWGWAGIVWLYNLVFYFPLDIIKFLIRYALSGKAWDLVIEQRIAFTRKKDFGKEERELKWAHAHRTLHGLQPPDAKPFPEKTGYSELNQMAEEAKRRAEIARLRELHTLKGHVESVVKLKGLDIDTIHQSYTV; translated from the exons ATGGCGGAGGACAAGGGAGGCCTCGATGCCGTCCTCAAGGAGTCGGTCGACTTG GAGAACATCCCGATCGAAGAAGTATTCCAGAATTTGAAATGCAGCCGACAGGGGCTCACTTCCGAAGAGGCGCAGCTGCGCCTGCAACTTTTTGGTCCGAACAAGCTCGAGGAGAAGGAG GAGAGCAAATTCCTCAAGTTCTTGGGGTTCATGTGGAATCCGCTGTCATGGGTCATGGAGGCTGCAGCTATCATGGCCATTGCATTAGCCAATGGTGGG GGGAAGCCACCAGATTGGCAGGACTTTGTTGGTATCATCACACTGCTACTTATCAACTCAACTATCAGTTTCATTGAGGAAAACAATGCTGgcaatgctgctgctgcgctcATGGCGCGTCTTGCGCCAAAAGCCAAG GTGCTCCGAAATGGTAGTTGGACTGAGGAAGAGGCAGCCATCCTTGTGCCTGGGGACATCATCAGTATTAAGCTGGGAGATATCATTCCCGCAGATGCTCGCCTCCTGGAAGGAGATCCTTTGAAGATTGATCAG TCTGCGCTGACTGGAGAGTCATTGCCAGCCACCAAAGGTCCTGGTGACGGTGTTTACTCTGGTTCAACGGTTAAGCAGGGTGAGATTGAGGCTGTTGTGATTGCAACTGGTGTGCACACTTTCTTTGGAAAGGCTGCACATCTTGTTGATTCCACCAATCAAGTTGGCCATTTCCAAAAG GTTTTAACAGCTATCGGGAATTTTTGCATTTGCTCAATTGCTGTGGGGATGTTTGTTGAGATCATTGTCATGTACCCTATCCAGCACAGGCCATACCGCCCTGGGATTGACAACCTATTGGTGCTTCTCATTGGAGGCATTCCTATAGCAATGCCCACAGTCTTATCTGTAACCATGGCAATAGGGTCTCATCGCTTGTCTCAGCAG GGAGCTATAACAAAGAGAATGACTGCAATTGAAGAGATGGCTGGCATGGATGTTCTTTGCAGTGATAAAACAGGAACTCTGACTTTAAATAAGCTCACAGTGGACAAGAATCTCATTGAG GTTTTTGAAAGAGGAGTCACTCAGGACCAAGTAATTCTGATGGCTGCTAGAGCATCCCGAACAGAAAATCAAGATGCTATTGATACTGCAATAGTCGGGATGCTCGCTGATCCAAAAGAG GCACGTGCTGGTATTCAAGAGGTTCACTTCCTGCCATTCAATCCGACTGACAAGAGAACCGCATTGACATACATTGATAGTGATGGAAAGATGTACCGTGTTAGTAAAGGCGCACCAGAGCAG ATTCTCAACCTGGCACACAACAAGACACAGATAGAACGACGAGTCCATGCTGTAATTGATAAGTTTGCAGAACGTGGACTTCGATCACTTGCTGTAGCATATCAG GAAGTTCCAGATGGAAGGAAAGAGAGTCCTGGTGGGCCATGGCGCTTTGTTGCTCTCCTTCCACTCTTTGATCCTCCAAGGCATGATAGTGCAGAAACAATTCGAAGGGCACTTAACCTTGGTGTAAATGTTAAGATGATCACAG GTGACCAACTAGCGATTGGGAAAGAAACAGGGCGTCGTCTAGGAATGGGTACAAACATGTACCCTTCATCTGCTTTGTTGGGACAGAACAAGGATGAGTCTGTTGCTGCTTTACCAGTTGACGATCTAATCGAGAAAGCTGATGGTTTTGCTGGTGTATTCCCAGGTATGTATGCAATCAATTGCAGAATAAAAACCAAATGGTTGAAAGtcacaaagaaaaatataactGTGAAGTCCTCTCTTTTCTCAGAGCACAAGTATGAGATTGTAAAACGTCTGCAAGCACGGAAGCACATCTGTGGAATGACTGGTGATGGTGTAAACGATGCTCCAGCCCTAAAGAAAGCTGATATTGGTATAGCAGTTGCTGATGCGACTGATGCAGCAAGGAGTGCATCTGATATTGTACTCACAGAACCTGGCTTGAGTGTGATCATTAGTGCTGTTCTTACCAGTCGGGCGATTTTCCAGCGAATGAAGAACTACACT ATATATGCTGTCTCGATTACAATACGTATTGTG TTTGGGTTTATGCTGCTTGCCCTTATATGGGAGTTTGATTTCCCGCCATTTATGGTTCTGATCATTGCAATTCTGAATGATG GTACCATAATGACTATATCTAAGGATCGAGTAAAGCCTTCTCCACTACCTGACAGCTGGAAGTTGGCTGAAATTTTCACAACTGGAGTTGTGCTGGGTGGATACTTGGCAATGATGACTGTTATATTCTTCTGGGCTGCATACAAGACCAACTTTTTCCCT AGGATCTTTCACGTTGAAAGCCTTGAGAAGACAGCTCAAGATGACTACCAAAAGCTTGCATCTGCTGTATATCTTCAAGTTAGCACCATCAGCCAAGCTCTTATCTTTGTCACAAGGTCTCGCAGCTGGTCATTTATCGAACGCCCTGGCTTTCTACTTGTCTTTGCTTTCTTTGTTGCACAGCTG ATAGCTACATTGATAGCTGTTTATGCTAACTGGGCATTCACTTCAATCAAAGGCATTGGATGGGGCTGGGCCGGTATCGTGTGGCTCTACAATCTCGTTTTCTACTTCCCGCTCGATATCATCAAGTTCCTCATCCGATATGCTCTGAGTGGGAAAGCATGGGATCTTGTCATTGAGCAGAGA ATTGCGTTTACAAGGAAGAAGGATTTTGGCAAGGAAGAGAGGGAACTCAAGTGGGCACATGCACATAGGACACTCCATGGCCTGCAGCCACCGGATGCGAAGCCCTTCCCAGAGAAGACCGGCTACAGTGAGCTGAATCAGATGGCGGAAGAGGCGAAACGGAGGGCCGAGATTGCAAG GCTCAGGGAGCTTCATACGCTGAAGGGGCATGTGGAGTCAGTTGTGAAGCTGAAGGGCCTGGACATTGATACCATTCACCAGTCCTACACAGTGTGA
- the LOC127766587 gene encoding plasma membrane ATPase 1-like isoform X2 — translation MAEDKGGLDAVLKESVDLENIPIEEVFQNLKCSRQGLTSEEAQLRLQLFGPNKLEEKEESKFLKFLGFMWNPLSWVMEAAAIMAIALANGGGKPPDWQDFVGIITLLLINSTISFIEENNAGNAAAALMARLAPKAKVLRNGSWTEEEAAILVPGDIISIKLGDIIPADARLLEGDPLKIDQSALTGESLPATKGPGDGVYSGSTVKQGEIEAVVIATGVHTFFGKAAHLVDSTNQVGHFQKVLTAIGNFCICSIAVGMFVEIIVMYPIQHRPYRPGIDNLLVLLIGGIPIAMPTVLSVTMAIGSHRLSQQGAITKRMTAIEEMAGMDVLCSDKTGTLTLNKLTVDKNLIEVFERGVTQDQVILMAARASRTENQDAIDTAIVGMLADPKEARAGIQEVHFLPFNPTDKRTALTYIDSDGKMYRVSKGAPEQILNLAHNKTQIERRVHAVIDKFAERGLRSLAVAYQEVPDGRKESPGGPWRFVALLPLFDPPRHDSAETIRRALNLGVNVKMITGDQLAIGKETGRRLGMGTNMYPSSALLGQNKDESVAALPVDDLIEKADGFAGVFPEHKYEIVKRLQARKHICGMTGDGVNDAPALKKADIGIAVADATDAARSASDIVLTEPGLSVIISAVLTSRAIFQRMKNYTIYAVSITIRIVFGFMLLALIWEFDFPPFMVLIIAILNDGTIMTISKDRVKPSPLPDSWKLAEIFTTGVVLGGYLAMMTVIFFWAAYKTNFFPRIFHVESLEKTAQDDYQKLASAVYLQVSTISQALIFVTRSRSWSFIERPGFLLVFAFFVAQLIATLIAVYANWAFTSIKGIGWGWAGIVWLYNLVFYFPLDIIKFLIRYALSGKAWDLVIEQRIAFTRKKDFGKEERELKWAHAHRTLHGLQPPDAKPFPEKTGYSELNQMAEEAKRRAEIARLRELHTLKGHVESVVKLKGLDIDTIHQSYTV, via the exons ATGGCGGAGGACAAGGGAGGCCTCGATGCCGTCCTCAAGGAGTCGGTCGACTTG GAGAACATCCCGATCGAAGAAGTATTCCAGAATTTGAAATGCAGCCGACAGGGGCTCACTTCCGAAGAGGCGCAGCTGCGCCTGCAACTTTTTGGTCCGAACAAGCTCGAGGAGAAGGAG GAGAGCAAATTCCTCAAGTTCTTGGGGTTCATGTGGAATCCGCTGTCATGGGTCATGGAGGCTGCAGCTATCATGGCCATTGCATTAGCCAATGGTGGG GGGAAGCCACCAGATTGGCAGGACTTTGTTGGTATCATCACACTGCTACTTATCAACTCAACTATCAGTTTCATTGAGGAAAACAATGCTGgcaatgctgctgctgcgctcATGGCGCGTCTTGCGCCAAAAGCCAAG GTGCTCCGAAATGGTAGTTGGACTGAGGAAGAGGCAGCCATCCTTGTGCCTGGGGACATCATCAGTATTAAGCTGGGAGATATCATTCCCGCAGATGCTCGCCTCCTGGAAGGAGATCCTTTGAAGATTGATCAG TCTGCGCTGACTGGAGAGTCATTGCCAGCCACCAAAGGTCCTGGTGACGGTGTTTACTCTGGTTCAACGGTTAAGCAGGGTGAGATTGAGGCTGTTGTGATTGCAACTGGTGTGCACACTTTCTTTGGAAAGGCTGCACATCTTGTTGATTCCACCAATCAAGTTGGCCATTTCCAAAAG GTTTTAACAGCTATCGGGAATTTTTGCATTTGCTCAATTGCTGTGGGGATGTTTGTTGAGATCATTGTCATGTACCCTATCCAGCACAGGCCATACCGCCCTGGGATTGACAACCTATTGGTGCTTCTCATTGGAGGCATTCCTATAGCAATGCCCACAGTCTTATCTGTAACCATGGCAATAGGGTCTCATCGCTTGTCTCAGCAG GGAGCTATAACAAAGAGAATGACTGCAATTGAAGAGATGGCTGGCATGGATGTTCTTTGCAGTGATAAAACAGGAACTCTGACTTTAAATAAGCTCACAGTGGACAAGAATCTCATTGAG GTTTTTGAAAGAGGAGTCACTCAGGACCAAGTAATTCTGATGGCTGCTAGAGCATCCCGAACAGAAAATCAAGATGCTATTGATACTGCAATAGTCGGGATGCTCGCTGATCCAAAAGAG GCACGTGCTGGTATTCAAGAGGTTCACTTCCTGCCATTCAATCCGACTGACAAGAGAACCGCATTGACATACATTGATAGTGATGGAAAGATGTACCGTGTTAGTAAAGGCGCACCAGAGCAG ATTCTCAACCTGGCACACAACAAGACACAGATAGAACGACGAGTCCATGCTGTAATTGATAAGTTTGCAGAACGTGGACTTCGATCACTTGCTGTAGCATATCAG GAAGTTCCAGATGGAAGGAAAGAGAGTCCTGGTGGGCCATGGCGCTTTGTTGCTCTCCTTCCACTCTTTGATCCTCCAAGGCATGATAGTGCAGAAACAATTCGAAGGGCACTTAACCTTGGTGTAAATGTTAAGATGATCACAG GTGACCAACTAGCGATTGGGAAAGAAACAGGGCGTCGTCTAGGAATGGGTACAAACATGTACCCTTCATCTGCTTTGTTGGGACAGAACAAGGATGAGTCTGTTGCTGCTTTACCAGTTGACGATCTAATCGAGAAAGCTGATGGTTTTGCTGGTGTATTCCCAG AGCACAAGTATGAGATTGTAAAACGTCTGCAAGCACGGAAGCACATCTGTGGAATGACTGGTGATGGTGTAAACGATGCTCCAGCCCTAAAGAAAGCTGATATTGGTATAGCAGTTGCTGATGCGACTGATGCAGCAAGGAGTGCATCTGATATTGTACTCACAGAACCTGGCTTGAGTGTGATCATTAGTGCTGTTCTTACCAGTCGGGCGATTTTCCAGCGAATGAAGAACTACACT ATATATGCTGTCTCGATTACAATACGTATTGTG TTTGGGTTTATGCTGCTTGCCCTTATATGGGAGTTTGATTTCCCGCCATTTATGGTTCTGATCATTGCAATTCTGAATGATG GTACCATAATGACTATATCTAAGGATCGAGTAAAGCCTTCTCCACTACCTGACAGCTGGAAGTTGGCTGAAATTTTCACAACTGGAGTTGTGCTGGGTGGATACTTGGCAATGATGACTGTTATATTCTTCTGGGCTGCATACAAGACCAACTTTTTCCCT AGGATCTTTCACGTTGAAAGCCTTGAGAAGACAGCTCAAGATGACTACCAAAAGCTTGCATCTGCTGTATATCTTCAAGTTAGCACCATCAGCCAAGCTCTTATCTTTGTCACAAGGTCTCGCAGCTGGTCATTTATCGAACGCCCTGGCTTTCTACTTGTCTTTGCTTTCTTTGTTGCACAGCTG ATAGCTACATTGATAGCTGTTTATGCTAACTGGGCATTCACTTCAATCAAAGGCATTGGATGGGGCTGGGCCGGTATCGTGTGGCTCTACAATCTCGTTTTCTACTTCCCGCTCGATATCATCAAGTTCCTCATCCGATATGCTCTGAGTGGGAAAGCATGGGATCTTGTCATTGAGCAGAGA ATTGCGTTTACAAGGAAGAAGGATTTTGGCAAGGAAGAGAGGGAACTCAAGTGGGCACATGCACATAGGACACTCCATGGCCTGCAGCCACCGGATGCGAAGCCCTTCCCAGAGAAGACCGGCTACAGTGAGCTGAATCAGATGGCGGAAGAGGCGAAACGGAGGGCCGAGATTGCAAG GCTCAGGGAGCTTCATACGCTGAAGGGGCATGTGGAGTCAGTTGTGAAGCTGAAGGGCCTGGACATTGATACCATTCACCAGTCCTACACAGTGTGA